A genomic region of Rhodohalobacter sp. 614A contains the following coding sequences:
- a CDS encoding HAD-IIA family hydrolase gives MINKVSFKSTVKNFKAVFLDSYGVLKNHQGLISGVQESIEFIRDQGIALRVLTNDASRSQQQQVEVFEKLGLKGLKEEEIVTSGMLARQFLELKIRTGKIAYLGTENSASYILKFGLEAVPVADIDLENSRDISAFVFLDDEGFDWNRDINKTVNFLRRNNLPIIVANSDKYYPISNNDVAVAIGGISRLVESVLNQKFIRFGKPDSQMFMYAYDELNNSGHYEKGDILMVGDTLHTDILGGNKFGLKTLLVLSGNTRAQNVESKINSSGIIPDFIADSILE, from the coding sequence GTGATTAATAAAGTTTCATTTAAATCAACCGTTAAAAATTTTAAAGCCGTATTCCTGGATTCCTATGGAGTACTCAAAAACCACCAGGGACTCATTTCCGGGGTGCAGGAATCGATAGAATTTATCCGTGACCAGGGAATTGCCTTGCGGGTACTTACGAACGACGCTTCCCGAAGCCAGCAGCAGCAAGTAGAAGTCTTTGAAAAACTTGGATTAAAAGGTTTAAAAGAAGAGGAGATTGTAACCTCGGGAATGCTGGCCCGGCAATTTTTGGAGCTAAAAATCAGAACCGGAAAAATTGCCTATCTGGGGACGGAAAATTCGGCCAGTTATATTCTGAAATTTGGATTAGAAGCCGTACCTGTTGCCGACATTGATCTTGAGAACAGCCGGGATATTTCTGCCTTTGTTTTTTTGGACGATGAAGGATTTGACTGGAACAGAGATATCAATAAAACCGTCAATTTCCTGCGGCGTAATAATTTACCGATCATCGTTGCCAATTCCGACAAATACTATCCTATTTCAAACAACGATGTAGCTGTAGCCATTGGAGGAATTTCAAGACTTGTGGAATCCGTCCTCAATCAGAAATTTATCCGGTTTGGAAAACCCGACTCGCAGATGTTCATGTACGCATATGACGAACTCAATAACAGCGGCCATTATGAAAAAGGAGACATCCTGATGGTAGGGGATACGTTACATACGGATATTCTTGGGGGCAATAAATTTGGATTGAAAACTCTGTTGGTTCTTTCAGGAAACACGCGTGCTCAAAACGTGGAGAGCAAAATCAATTCTTCAGGTATTATTCCCGATTTTATAGCCGATTCCATTTTGGAATGA
- a CDS encoding glutamine synthetase family protein, whose protein sequence is MTREEIIKAVKEHDSEQVKFAVADMDGILRGKSISKDKFIKSLDDNIGFCNVVFGWDANDAVYDNSKVTGWHTGYPDSLATIDLSTFRKIPWNNNIPFFLGDFQNDEELSEVCPRSLLKRISAKCKELGFQPKFSNEYEWFNFRETPQSLKEKDHQNPTPLTPGMFGYSILRSSLESEYFNDLFDQLRAFEVPLEGLHTETGDGVYEAAIEYTDVLEAADRSILFKTGVKEIAYRHDIIASFMAKWNINLPGCSGHIHQSLWDKNGEMNLFYDASGDLHLSKLLEQYIAGQLYCLPHILPMYAPTVNSYKRFVAGSWASTTVSWGIENRTTALRAIPAGKTSTRLETRVPGADINPYLAMAAALASGLYGIKNNLSLDISPTKGNEYTQSGNKALPKTLKEATDAMKSSDVPKELFGEAFTDHFIKTREWEWDQYSKQVTNWELQRYFEII, encoded by the coding sequence ATGACCCGAGAAGAAATCATCAAAGCCGTTAAAGAACACGACAGCGAACAGGTAAAATTTGCTGTAGCAGATATGGATGGGATTTTGAGAGGCAAATCGATTTCAAAGGATAAGTTTATCAAATCTTTGGACGATAACATCGGGTTCTGTAATGTTGTGTTCGGCTGGGATGCAAACGATGCTGTCTACGACAATTCAAAAGTTACCGGGTGGCATACCGGCTATCCTGATTCTTTGGCTACGATTGACCTGTCTACATTTCGTAAAATTCCCTGGAATAACAACATTCCTTTTTTCCTTGGAGATTTTCAAAATGATGAAGAGTTGTCTGAAGTTTGTCCCCGCTCACTTCTAAAAAGAATCTCTGCTAAGTGTAAGGAGCTTGGTTTCCAGCCAAAATTTTCAAATGAATATGAGTGGTTCAATTTCCGCGAGACCCCTCAGAGTCTGAAAGAGAAAGATCATCAAAACCCAACACCGCTCACGCCCGGAATGTTCGGGTATTCGATTCTCAGGTCCTCACTTGAATCGGAGTATTTCAACGACCTTTTTGATCAACTTCGTGCTTTTGAAGTGCCCCTTGAAGGATTACACACAGAAACCGGGGATGGCGTTTATGAAGCTGCTATTGAATACACGGATGTTTTAGAAGCGGCTGACAGAAGTATTTTGTTCAAAACAGGAGTGAAGGAGATTGCTTACCGTCATGATATTATTGCCAGTTTTATGGCGAAGTGGAATATCAACCTGCCGGGTTGCAGTGGCCATATTCATCAAAGCCTGTGGGATAAAAACGGAGAAATGAATCTGTTTTATGATGCTTCAGGTGATCTTCATTTAAGCAAACTTCTCGAACAATACATTGCCGGCCAGCTCTATTGTTTGCCTCATATTCTTCCGATGTATGCTCCAACGGTAAATAGCTATAAGCGATTTGTTGCCGGCTCCTGGGCGTCAACTACCGTAAGCTGGGGAATTGAAAACCGGACGACAGCCCTGCGGGCGATACCGGCAGGCAAAACATCCACCCGGTTGGAAACACGTGTGCCCGGTGCAGATATCAACCCGTATCTGGCGATGGCAGCGGCCCTGGCATCCGGGTTATATGGAATCAAAAATAATTTGAGCCTTGATATCTCTCCAACAAAAGGAAATGAGTATACACAGAGTGGAAACAAAGCGTTACCGAAAACGCTCAAAGAAGCTACAGATGCCATGAAATCATCAGATGTGCCAAAAGAGTTATTTGGCGAGGCGTTTACCGACCACTTTATAAAAACCCGTGAATGGGAGTGGGATCAGTATTCCAAACAAGTTACCAACTGGGAACTGCAACGATATTTTGAAATTATTTAA
- a CDS encoding glutamine synthetase beta-grasp domain-containing protein: MAYSKLEYIWLDGYKPTQSLRSKTKIEHDFSGKLEDVSMWSFDGSSTEQAAGNSSDCLLKPVAIFPDPDVKNGYLIMTEVLNADGTPHETNGRATIDEEDEDFWFGYEQEYFLVDPATNLPLGFPEGGYPAPQGPYYCGVGARAEFGREIIDEHLDICLEAGLNVEGTNGEVAAGQWEFQIFAKGAARAGDEIWIGRYLIERTARKYGVAVDWHPKPLGDTDWNGSGMHANFSNGAMRDEGGEELMTKVCEAFGKYIQEHIAVYGADNDQRLTGKHETQSIDMFSYGVSDRGASIRIPVGTVENGWKGRLEDRRPASNADPYKVGARIIKTVHSAL, encoded by the coding sequence ATGGCGTATTCCAAACTTGAATATATTTGGCTTGATGGCTACAAGCCAACCCAATCTTTAAGAAGTAAAACAAAAATCGAACATGATTTTAGCGGAAAACTTGAAGATGTTTCAATGTGGTCTTTCGATGGTAGCTCTACTGAACAAGCTGCCGGTAATTCTTCAGACTGCCTTTTAAAGCCGGTTGCAATTTTCCCGGATCCGGATGTTAAAAATGGCTACCTCATTATGACTGAGGTTCTGAATGCAGACGGAACTCCACATGAAACCAATGGCCGGGCAACAATTGACGAAGAAGATGAAGATTTCTGGTTTGGGTACGAACAAGAATATTTCCTGGTGGATCCTGCAACGAATCTGCCATTAGGATTTCCCGAAGGCGGATATCCTGCACCACAGGGACCATACTACTGCGGTGTTGGCGCAAGAGCCGAATTCGGTAGAGAGATCATTGATGAACACCTCGACATTTGCCTCGAAGCCGGCTTGAATGTTGAAGGTACGAATGGCGAAGTTGCTGCCGGACAGTGGGAATTTCAAATTTTTGCAAAAGGTGCCGCCCGTGCAGGCGATGAGATCTGGATTGGCCGATACCTGATTGAAAGAACAGCCCGTAAGTACGGCGTTGCTGTTGACTGGCATCCGAAGCCACTTGGCGACACTGACTGGAACGGTTCTGGTATGCATGCGAACTTCTCTAACGGTGCTATGCGGGATGAAGGCGGCGAAGAATTGATGACAAAAGTGTGCGAAGCTTTTGGCAAGTACATCCAGGAACATATTGCAGTTTACGGTGCTGACAACGACCAACGTCTGACTGGAAAACATGAAACGCAGTCAATCGATATGTTCAGCTATGGCGTATCTGACCGTGGCGCTTCAATCCGAATTCCAGTAGGTACTGTTGAAAACGGATGGAAAGGACGACTTGAAGATCGACGACCTGCTTCCAACGCAGATCCGTATAAAGTGGGTGCACGAATTATCAAAACCGTTCATTCGGCGCTTTAA
- a CDS encoding 1,4-dihydroxy-2-naphthoate polyprenyltransferase, with product MKKSKFIIWLRAARPQTLAASLVPIMIGASLAWNYDQFRIDSTVVALICALLIQIGTNFANDYYDFVKGADTDERIGFERATALGLVSPKAMLTATIVTMALAFIIGLYLVWIGGWIILLIGILSLLFGVLYTGGPYPLGYNGLGDIFVFIFFGIIAVMGTYYVNALEWSEQSLLASLPVGALCVNILVVNNLRDIHQDKLSGKKTLGVLFGEDTLKIEYLVLLFIAYLVPIIFYHFYDYSIWIILPYLSLPLGWQLIKKIWYHGDKRELNKTLERTAQFMILFGLLFSIGIVL from the coding sequence TTGAAGAAATCAAAATTTATTATCTGGTTGCGCGCAGCCCGTCCCCAGACCCTCGCAGCATCCCTTGTACCTATTATGATCGGCGCATCTCTCGCATGGAATTATGATCAATTTCGTATCGATAGTACCGTTGTTGCCCTGATTTGCGCACTGCTTATTCAAATCGGAACCAACTTCGCAAATGACTATTACGATTTTGTGAAAGGCGCCGACACAGATGAACGTATCGGCTTTGAACGCGCCACCGCACTTGGGCTGGTTTCTCCAAAGGCGATGTTGACCGCAACCATTGTAACAATGGCTCTCGCCTTTATTATTGGCTTGTACCTGGTGTGGATTGGCGGCTGGATCATTCTGCTCATCGGCATTCTCTCTCTCCTCTTCGGAGTTCTGTATACGGGCGGCCCCTATCCACTTGGTTATAATGGTTTGGGTGATATTTTTGTCTTCATTTTCTTTGGCATTATTGCAGTTATGGGAACTTATTACGTGAATGCCCTGGAATGGAGTGAACAGTCATTGCTTGCTTCACTGCCTGTTGGCGCGCTTTGCGTAAACATTTTGGTTGTAAATAATTTGAGGGATATCCACCAGGACAAACTCTCCGGAAAAAAAACGCTTGGTGTTCTCTTTGGCGAAGATACTCTGAAGATAGAATATTTGGTTCTCCTCTTTATTGCCTACCTGGTTCCGATAATTTTTTATCATTTTTATGATTACAGTATCTGGATTATACTACCTTATCTGTCACTGCCACTTGGCTGGCAGCTCATCAAAAAAATCTGGTATCATGGGGATAAAAGAGAGCTGAATAAAACACTGGAACGAACGGCCCAATTTATGATCCTCTTTGGATTACTTTTTTCAATCGGAATTGTACTGTAA